A single Brassica rapa cultivar Chiifu-401-42 chromosome A04, CAAS_Brap_v3.01, whole genome shotgun sequence DNA region contains:
- the LOC103863819 gene encoding phenolic glucoside malonyltransferase 1, with translation MVSALNVIDVSRVTPSDSPEPFTLSLTFFDLIWYKLHPVERVMFYRLADATRPFFDSVIVPNLKSSLSSSLSHYLPLAGKLVWDSLDKKPSLVYSPNDAVSFTVAESSAEFSLLTGNKPFPTTELYPLVPELQVSDESASAVSFQVTLFPNQGFCIGVTAHHAVLDGKTTTMFLKFWANACKRQQDQTVNASVPQDLIPIYDRTVIKAPGDIETKIMNQLNSFFKMVSGGKEPENPRSLKILPSQELSPDVVRFTLDLTREDIQTLRERLKRESSASSSSPKELRLSTFVVTFSYALTCLIRARGGDPKRPVGYGFAVDCRSLLDPPVPSNYFGNCVSASLGMPLTAETFMGEEGFLSAARMVSDSVEGLDETVAFKLPEIMGAFMSSLPPGAQLLSVAGSTRFGVYGLDFGWGKPQRVVIVSIDQGEAISMAEGRDGNGGVEIGFSLKKHEIESLIDLLHQGLKS, from the coding sequence ATGGTGTCTGCACTTAACGTCATCGACGTGTCACGAGTCACCCCTTCTGACTCACCTGAGCCTTTCACTCTATCGCTCACTTTCTTCGACCTAATCTGGTACAAACTCCACCCTGTCGAACGAGTCATGTTCTACCGACTCGCTGACGCAACTCGTCCTTTCTTCGACTCAGTCATCGTCCCCAATCTCAAGTCCTCTCTTTCCTCATCCCTCTCTCACTACCTCCCGCTCGCCGGAAAACTCGTCTGGGACTCACTCGACAAAAAGCCTAGCCTTGTTTATTCCCCAAACGACGCCGTTTCATTTACTGTCGCTGAGTCGAGCGCAGAATTCTCACTCTTAACCGGTAACAAACCGTTCCCCACCACCGAGTTGTACCCACTGGTGCCCGAGTTACAAGTCTCCGACGAGTCAGCCTCAGCCGTATCGTTTCAAGTCACGCTTTTTCCAAACCAAGGGTTTTGCATCGGCGTAACCGCACACCATGCCGTCTTAGATGGGAAAACGACAACCATGTTTCTCAAATTCTGGGCCAACGCATGCAAACGCCAACAAGACCAAACGGTAAACGCTTCCGTACCGCAGGATCTAATCCCGATTTATGATCGTACGGTCATAAAAGCTCCGGGCGATATCGAAACGAAGATTATGAATCAGTTGAATTCCTTCTTCAAAATGGTCTCCGGCGGCAAAGAACCAGAGAACCCGAGGAGCTTAAAGATTCTTCCGTCGCAGGAGCTTAGTCCCGACGTCGTCCGATTCACCCTCGATCTCACTCGTGAAGATATCCAAACGCTTCGAGAGCGACTCAAGAGAGAATCTTCTGCTTCCTCCTCGTCACCTAAAGAGCTTCGCTTGTCGACGTTCGTGGTAACGTTCTCGTACGCGTTGACATGTTTGATCAGAGCTCGTGGCGGAGATCCGAAGAGACCGGTCGGGTACGGGTTCGCGGTGGATTGTCGGAGCCTTCTTGACCCGCCGGTTCCGTCGAATTACTTCGGGAACTGCGTGTCGGCGTCGCTTGGAATGCCGTTAACGGCGGAGACGTTTATGGGTGAAGAAGGGTTCTTGAGTGCTGCGAGGATGGTTAGTGATTCGGTTGAGGGATTGGATGAAACGGTGGCGTTCAAGCTTCCGGAGATTATGGGAGCGTTTATGAGTAGTCTTCCACCAGGAGCGCAGCTTTTATCTGTTGCCGGGTCGACCCGGTTTGGAGTGTACGGGTTGGATTTCGGGTGGGGCAAACCGCAGAGAGTTGTGATTGTGTCCATCGATCAAGGTGAAGCGATATCTATGGCGGAGGGTAGAGATGGGAATGGTGGTGTGGAGATTGGCTTCTCCCTCAAGAAACATGAAATAGAGtctttgattgatttgcttCATCAGGgtttaaaaagttaa